A single region of the Montipora capricornis isolate CH-2021 chromosome 13, ASM3666992v2, whole genome shotgun sequence genome encodes:
- the LOC138029962 gene encoding uncharacterized protein: MYQMHPGQPQPVLTGQSPMGQQGQPLQYSVPAGQPATQPVLIQGAPAQPPVDQEEDVTSIKIDMKYLKSGLFCSRNIGLVCLSVAWPCAVVYSNRLFAFDGRTNFFKGITIFCWVMVILIQIVSVLSINKNKTYFRQPSYCTLVSLGIQVVLTILLITCTVSFTIRLVDLYKVYSDFNFTTTLGMTVGLLFASTIFGMMACVAFIDDIILLSDMYAAQRSKEIAAAAGVAQQPAGTHVQQEVGAQAQFSPQPLNKL, translated from the exons ATGTACCAGATGCATCCTGGTCAACCACAACCGGTATTGACCGGTCAGTCCCCCATGGGACAACAGGGGCAGCCTTTGCAATACTCTGTACCTGCTGGACAGCCTGCAACCCAACCTGTTCTCATTCAGGGTGCGCCTGCTCAGCCTCCAGTGGATCAAGAAGAGGATGTAACATCGATAAAGATTGATATGAAGTACTTGAAGAGTGGTTTATTTTGCTCAAGGAATATCGGGCTT GTCTGTCTCTCAGTAGCCTGGCCCTGTGCTGTGGTGTACTCAAACAGACTGTTCGCCTTTGATGGCAGAACTAACTTCTTCAAGGGAATCACCATATTTTGTTGGGTGATGGTCATTCTGATCCAAATCGTGTCTGTGCTTAGCATCAACAAAAACAAGACTTACTTTCGACAACCTTCATACTGCACATTGGTT tcattAGGAATCCAAGTGGTCTTGACGATTCTACTCATTACATGTACGGTGAGCTTTACAATTCGCCTCGTCGATTTGTATAAAGTTTACAGCGATTTCAATTTCACTACAACCCTTGGAATGACCGTGGGCTTGCTTTTTGCTTCCACG ATATTTGGTATGATGGCGTGCGTGGCTTTCATTGACGACATTATTCTCTTGTCGGATATGTACGCTGCGCAAAGATCAAAGGAGATTGCTGCTGCTGCCGGCGTTGCGCAGCAGCCAGCTGGCACGCATGTGCAGCAAGAGGTTGGCGCACAGGCTCAGTTTTCACCACAGCCACTCAATAAGTTGTAA
- the LOC138030676 gene encoding synergin gamma-like: MVAKDMDQHASAWSRCLNSCLLTLATATLAIQKMGEQSVKQEVLESKEGATYFSAIVEIYRVTLRIRASITKSAQNSTKLKNIQQEIESTWKNIANFLSGSAIMPSQRSLDFTTHHVSATEDGSVACGICLLNVDKSTPGTSKQADGKLMYGGRQYHNTCANFWCNRVDSVLPSLLPIGSLI; the protein is encoded by the exons ATGGTCGCAAAA GACATGGATCAACATGCAAGTGCTTGGAGCCGTTGTCTTAACAGTTGCCTTTTAACGTTAGCAACAGCTACGTTGGCCATTCAGAAAATGGGCGAGCAATCTGTGAAGCAAGAAGTCCTAGAATCCAAGGAAGGAGCTACATATTTTTCAG CCATAGTGGAAATATACAGAGTTACTCTAAGGATAAGAGCATCCATCACTAAATCAG CACAAAATAGCACAAAACTCAAAAATATCCAACAAGAAATAGAGAGCACATGGAAAAACATTGCAAATTTTCTATCTGGATCAGCTATTATG CCATCACAGAGAAGTCTGGACTTCACGACACATCACGTGTCAGCCACTGAAGATGGTAGTGTAGCGTGCGGAATTTGTTTGTTGAACGTTGACAAGAGTACACCAGGGACATCAAAACAGGCTGATGGGAAACTCATGTATGGTGGCCGACAGTATCACAACACCTGCGCAAACTTCTGGTGTAACAGAGTGGACTCTGTACTCCCTTCCCTGCTGCCAATTGGCAGTTTAATATAA